A stretch of Kazachstania africana CBS 2517 chromosome 7, complete genome DNA encodes these proteins:
- the KAFR0G03840 gene encoding uncharacterized protein, protein MFSMGFAGRTENLEKRSIDQESQVEKKTTSWLTESVRGQQVAFFIFTLAHCYRFIWDFFMDENVEVHLKYFIPSLLLELLISGTVCDTKLGDKMDFFMSKKSLIAWSIVQVTSLLGFLILFYQGKCSALILQIWCVIFIIAYPVFIITNIVRKLSPGQEYMATALLYATIPMLSSGVMRLS, encoded by the coding sequence ATGTTTAGCATGGGTTTCGCTGGAAGAACTGAGAATTTGGAGAAGAGGTCAATCGACCAGGAGTCACAAgtggaaaagaaaactacTTCGTGGCTTACTGAATCTGTAAGAGGGCAACAGGTTgcttttttcatattcacCTTGGCCCACTGCTATCGCTTTATCTGGGACTTTTTCATGGATGAAAACGTTGAGGTTCATCTCAAGTACTTTATTCCTTCTTTACTATTGGAACTACTCATAAGTGGCACCGTGTGCGATACGAAACTGGGTGACAAGATGGACTTTTTTATGTCGAAGAAAAGTTTGATAGCTTGGTCCATCGTACAGGTAACAAGCCTTTTGGGTTTCCTTATTTTATTCTATCAAGGTAAATGCTCCGCTTTGATCTTGCAAATATGGTGtgtaatatttattatagCCTACCCcgtcttcatcatcactaACATTGTAAGGAAACTCTCTCCAGGCCAAGAATACATGGCTACAGCGTTGCTTTATGCAACTATCCCTATGTTATCTTCAGGAGTCATGCGGCTCTCGTAA